One genomic window of Mustela nigripes isolate SB6536 chromosome 15, MUSNIG.SB6536, whole genome shotgun sequence includes the following:
- the POLR1D gene encoding protein POLR1D — MEEDQELERKAIEELLKEAKRGKTRAETMGPMGWMKCPLAGTNKRFLINTIKNTLPSHKEQDPEQKEGSKEPSKSQSQKEENRKQHRGHPYKPSFQARGGGGHSPHRKRGGQEKYEKRSTKR, encoded by the exons gAAAGCAATTGAAGAACTGCTTAAAGAGGCAAAACGTGGGAAAACGAGAGCAGAAACTATGGGACCTATGGGTTG gATGAAGTGTCCTCTCGCTGGTACAAATAAGAGATTTCTGATTAACACAATCAAGAACACGCTGCCATCCCATAAAGAGCAAGACCCTGAGCAAAAAGAGGGCAGCAAGGAACCCTCCAAAAGCCAGAGCCAGAAAGAAGAGAACCGGAAGCAGCACAGAGGCCACCCCTACAAGCCCAGCTTCCAGGCCCGGGGCGGTGGTGGCCACTCCCCACACAGGAAGCGCGGTGGCCAGGAGAAGTATGAGAAGCGCTCCACCAAGCGATGA